From a region of the Lactuca sativa cultivar Salinas chromosome 4, Lsat_Salinas_v11, whole genome shotgun sequence genome:
- the LOC111918956 gene encoding thionin-like protein 2, which translates to MEGKKMVKVMMMIFNIIMMVMGMVSGQDANGTTPTNPFPFTDCYGRCLFFCLIEPQNMCTCTSTCLKKCLDTPSNTMAMAVDGYGENFGYCKLGCATSLCSNISKPHNLVIRMEKAWEDVWILVPTSAP; encoded by the exons ATGGAGGGCAAGAAAATGGtgaaagtgatgatgatgatcttCAATATCATCATGATGGTTATGGGGATGGTGTCAGGACAGGATGCAAATGGCACAACGCCTACTAATCCTTTTCCTTTTACTGATTGTTATGGCAGGTGCTTATTTTTCTGTCTAATTGAACCCCAAAATATGTGTACATGTACATCTACATGCCTCAAAAAATGTCTTGATACACCTTCTAACACAATGGCTATGGCTGTGGATGGATATGGAGAAAATTTTGGCTATTGCAAGCTTGGTTGTGCCACTTCTTTGTGTTCGAACATTAGCAAACCACATAATCTCG TGATAAGG ATGGAGAAAGCATGGGAAGATGTGTGGATTCTTGTTCCAACAAGTGCACCATGA